The Constrictibacter sp. MBR-5 DNA segment GAACACGCGGATCACGCCTCCCTGGTTGCTTCCCTGACGGAGCAGCTGCCGCATCTTCGCCGCTACGCGATGGTGCTCTGCCGCCATCGCGACCAGGCGGACGACCTCGTCCAGGAGGCGCTGCTGCGCGCCATCGATCACCTGCATCAGTTCCGCCCGGGCACGAATCTGCGCGCGTGGCTGTTCACGATCCTGCGCAACGCCCACCTGAACAACTGCCGCCGCAACCAGCGCTACGGCGTGACCTCGATCGACGAGAGGCCCGCGGCGTTCGAGCAGCCGTCACCTTCGGCCCAGGCCGACGTCGTGGCGCTCAAGGAGCTGGAACGTTGCATGCTCGAGATCCCGGACGAGCAGCGGGAGGCGCTGTTGCTCGTCGTCGTCGAGGGCATGACCTACGAGGAGGCCGCCGAGGTGATGGTGGTGCCGATCGGCACCATTCGGTCGCGCGTGAGCCGCGCACGCCGGGCGCTGCTTCACCTGTTCGCCGCGCAGGAACAGCAAGTTGAACTGGAACCGGCGGTGTGACCGCGGCCTGACGAAAGACGGGCGAAGCGCGGCATTGACGGTTTGTTAGGGTGAACGGATGATCCTCCGGCGAGATTCGGAGGATGCATGATCGATTCCCTTCCGCTCGTACTGATCGTCGAAGATTCCCAGTCGCTCGCCGAGATCTACAGCTACACGCTGAGGGACGAGCAGGCGCGCGTGGTGCAGGCCGCGACGCTGTCGGCGGCGCGCGCGGTCGTCGCCGCCGATCCGCCCGCCGTCGTCCTGCTCGATCTCAGGCTGCCGGACGGCGACGGCGCCGACCTCCTGAAGGAAATCAAGCACGCCGACCCCGACGCGGCGGTCATCGTCATTACCGCGCACGGCTCGATCAACGGTGCCGTGGACGCGATCCGCGGTGGCGCCGAGGATTTCCTGGTCAAGCCGTTCGCGACCCAGCGGCTTCTGACCACCGTGCGCAACAGCCTCGAGCGTCACCGCCTGTCCCGTCTGGTGCGCATCCTGTCGCCCACCGGCGCCGGCGAGGGGTTCGAGGGGTTCGTCGGCACGGACGCGTCGATGCAGGCGGTCTACCGCATCGTCGAACAGGCCGCCGCCAGCACCGCGACCGTGTTCATCACCGGGGAGAGCGGCACCGGCAAGGAGGTCTGCGCCGAGGCGATCCACCGGCGCAGCGGCCGTGCCGCCGGGCCGTTCGTGGCGATCAACTGCGGCGCGTTTCCCCGCGACCTGATCGAGAGCGAGATCTTCGGCCATACCAGGGGCGCGTTCACCGGCGCCACGGCGAACCGCGAGGGCGCCGCGTCGCGCGCGCACCGTGGGACCCTCTTCCTGGACGAAATCTGCGACATGGACCTGACCCTGCAGACGCGCCTCCTGCGCTTCCTGCAGACGGGGGTCGTGCAGAAGGTCGGCAGCGACCGGCCGGAACAGGTGGACGTGCGGTTCGTCTGCGCGACCAACCGGGATCCCATGGAGGAGGTCCGCGCCGGCCGCTTCCGCGAGGATCTCTACTACCGTCTCCACGTCCTGCCGATCCACCTGCCGCCGCTGCGCCATCGCGGCGACGACGCGGTCATCATCGGGCGCCATTTGCTGCGCCGCTTCGCCGCCGAGGAAGGCAAGCGCTTCCAGGGCTTCACGGCAGAGGCGGAAGCCCTGCTAGCCTCCTACCCCTGGCCCGGAAACGTGCGGCAGCTCCAGAACGTCGTGCGGAACATCACCGTCCTGCACGACGGCGACCGGGTCGGCATCGAGATGCTCGGGCCGGTGCTCGACCTCGCCCAGGGCCGCCGGACCGATGAGAGGATGGACGACAGCGAGGACGAGATCCGCCCCCTCGACGATCTGGAACGGGAGGCGATCGAGCGGGCCATCACCCTCTGCGACGGCAACATGACGCGCGCGGCGCAACGGCTCGGCATCAGCGTGAAGACGATCTACCGCAAGCGCGCCGCATGGAGCGGCCCGACCGCAGCCTGACCGTCCACTGCCGGACCGTCCGCTGCCGGACGGCCGGCCGCGCGACCGCCGGCCGCGTCGCGGCTATGCCGCCGACCGCAGCCGATGCGACAGGATCCCGCTGGCCCGCTCGAACGCCTGCGCCACCTCGTCGAGCAGGCCCGGTACCTCGTTGCCGACGCCGGCGTCGGCTGCCACTTCGAGCGCCGCCGCCGCCGCACCGAGCCGCGGGCAGCTGAAGGTCGTCGCAGCCCCCTTCAGCGAATGCGCCTCGACCGCCAGGGCGGGCAGCTCGCCCGCCGCCGCCGCACCGCGCATCCGCGCCAGGCGCGCTTCCGTCTCCTGTAGGAACATCGCGAGGAAGCGGGTGGCATCCGCCTCCGAGCAGCCGTCGACCAGGTCGCCGAGCTGGATCAGGTCGACATCCTCTCCTTCGGCGTGCCCTGGCACGGGCGACGCAGCGGGATCCGGCTTCGCCTTGGCGACCGCCGCCAGAATGGCGGCGCGTAGCGCCGTCGCCGAGAAGGGCTTCGGCAGGAAGTCGTTCATGCCCGCCGCCAGACAGGTGTCGCGGTCGTGGGCGAAGGCGTTCGCCGTCAGCGCGATGATCGGCACGTCGCGCATCGGGCCCGGCAGCGCGCGGATGGCCCGGGCGGCCGTCGGCCCGTCCATCTCCGGCATCCGCATGTCCATCAGGACGGCGTCGTAGGACAGGTCGCGCACCGCCTGGACGCCTTCCCAGCCATTGCCGGCGACGTCGACGCGGCAGCCGAATTTTTCCAGCATCGCGGTCGCGACGAGCTGGTTCGTGGGATTGTCCTCGACCAGGAGGATCCGCAGGTGCTGGCCGATCTCCTGCTCGATCACCTCCGCCCGTTCCCGTTCCAGGACCTGGCTGGGCCCGCGCTCCAGCGGAAGCTGGATGGTGAAGACGGTTCCCCGGCCGGGCGTGGATTCGACGTCGATCGTGCCGCCCATCTTCGCCGTGAGGCGACGGGAGATGGAAAGGCCGAGGCCGGTGCCGCCGAGGGTCTCGCCACCGGCTTCCGCCTGGGAGAAATCCTGGAACAGCTGCGGGATGATCTCTGCGGGAATGCCGATCCCGGTGTCGCGGACGACGAGCCGGATGAGCGCGCGTCCGTCGCGCTCGCCCGCGCACTCCGCGTGTATCGAGACTTCGCCGGCCTTCGTGAACTTGATCCCGTTGCCGGCGATGTTGAAGAGGATCTGACGGATCCGGCCCGGGTCGCCGATCAGGGTCCGCGGCACGTCGGGGCCGATCGTCATACGCAAGCCCAGGCCGCGCGCATCGGCACGCGGCTGCAGGATGCCGACGCAGCTCTCCAGCAGCGGCTCGAGCTCGAAGACCGTGTGCTCCATCTCGATCCGGTCCGCGTCCAACTTTGCCAGATCGAGGATGTCGTTGATCAGATAGAGCAGGTGGTCGGCGGAATCGCGCAGGATGCCCACATGGTGCCGCTGCTTCTCGTCGAGATCCATGTCGAGCAGCAGCCCGGACAGGCCGATGACGGCGTTCAGCGGCGTGCGGATCTCGTGGCTCATGGTCGCGAGGAATTTCGTGCGGACGCTGCCGGCACGCTCGGCCTCCTCCTTCGCCTCCCGGAGCCGACGTTCGTACTCGCGGCGCAGCGTGATGTCGCGCAGATGCGCCGTGAACAGGACCTCGCCGTCGACCTCGCTGCGCGTCACCGCGAACTCGCACGGAAACTCGGACCCGTCGGCACGGACGAGCGTCATCTCGATGCGCCGGTCCAGGACCGCCTGCGGCCCCGTCAGCGCCACCGCGTTGTCACCGCCCGCGCGGCGGTGCGGCGGCAGGATCAGGTCGGCCAGGAGGCGGCTCGTCGCCGCGTCGCGCGGATAGCCGAAGATCCTCTCCGCGGCGGGGTTGAACTCGATGACCCGCCCGCAGTCGTCGGTCGTGACCATCGCATCCAGCGCGCCGTCCATGATCGAGCGCATGCGCGCCTCGCTGGTCTTCAGCGCGTCGATCACCAGGTGCCGGTCGGTGACGTCGTTGAGCGTCCCGGCCGTGCCGAGGACGTTGCCGGCGCCGTCCAAGGTGAGACGCGCGAATACCTCCATCCAGCGATAGCCGCCGTCACGGGTGAGGTAGCGGATCTCGTGCCGGCAATAGTCCTTCCGCCGCTCGATCAGCGGCTGGAAGCGCTCGGCGTTGAGCGCGCGGTCGTCCGGGTGGATGAAGTCGAGGAAGCGGCGGCCGAGGCTGCTCTTCACGGGATAGCCGGTGATTTCCGTCCAGGCGGGGTTCAGGAAGGTCCACACCCCGGCGGCGTCGGTCCTGAAGATGACCTCCTTCAGATCGTCCACGACGGTCCGGTAGCGGCTCTCGCTCTCGGCGAGCGCCTGGTTCGCGCTCGCCAGCCTCTGCTTCTTCTCGAAGATTTCGGCTTCGCGCCTGGCGCGGCTGCCGAGTTCGCGCACGAGGAGGACCAGCAGCCCGATGAAGCAGATCGTTCCGATGCCGCCATAGGTATGGAACGCCACCGTGTCGCCGCGGATCGGGGCGAGCAGCTCTTCGACGGAGATGCCGACCGAAACGACGAGCGAGGTCTCGTCGACGGCACGATAGGCGTAGATCCGCTCGACGCCGTCGATGACGCTGCGCGCCCGGTACATGCCCGTCGCCGAGTGCTTCAATTCGTCGAAGAGCGGACTGTCTGCGATCCGACGTCCGTAGAGTTCCCCCATTCCGGTTGCATGGGCACGGATGTAACCGTCCCGCCCGATCAGGGTCACCGCGCCGTCGCGTCCGATATCGACCGAGGCGAGGAAGCGGGCGATGTAGTTGGGACTGGCCGAAACCACGAGAACGCCGTCGAAGCTCCCGTCCGCCTTTTCGAGGCGGCGGCTGAGCTGGACCGACCACTGGCCGGAAACGCGCCCTAGGACCGGCTTGCTGATGAACAGGCCGGTGTCCCGATCGGTATGCATCCGAAAATGCTCGCGGTCGCTGAGGTCGATCGGCTTCGCCGGCACGCCGAGGCTGGTATCCTTCAGCATGCCGTCCGAATCGATGATCGCGACCTGCAGGGCAAGCGGGTTGAGCAGGGGCGCCTTTCTGGTCCAGGCGTTCAGGTCGAAATCGCCGCCGCTCTTCTCGTAGTCCGCCTTGATGAACAGGATCGTCTGGTCGAGACCCTTGATGGCGCGCTCGGTCTGCTTCTCCAGCGCCATCGCCAGATTGCCGGCGTCGCGCCGGGCCTGCGAGACGGCGGCATCGGTGCGCAGGCTGAAATGAACGGTCGTGCCGATCCAGAACAGCGCCAGGAGCAGCAGGCCCGTCGCGCAGATCAGCCCCTGTGTCCAACGCACTTTCGAGCGCATCCGGCCCGTTCCTCTACAGCCATTGGGATCCCGAGGCTCGACCCTCTCACCCAAACGTGAACGATTGCCTGCGAGGGCACCGGGGCGATGGCCGAATCGACCGGACAGTTTGTCCGCCACTCGCATTCTGCGCCGCCGGCCGGGCGCCGGAACGGCGCAGACCGTGGATTTGCAGGCTGGCACTGCGCTTGCGGACAGAGGATGAACCTCTCACCGGAGACACGCAGATGACGGCCCAGATCTTTACGCTGTCCGCCCATCGCGGGCAGGCGCGAAGCGCCCGCCCCGAGGCCTCACATCGGCTGGGACAGGATCGATGACGAAGATCCTGGTGGTGGACGACGACCAGCTGACCCGGATGATCGCGGTGCATCTTCTCGGCCGCGCCGGCGAGATCGTGGCGGAAGCCTGCAACGGCCGGGAGGCGCTGCGGATGCTCATGCACGATGCGGAGATCGGCACGCTGGTCACCGACGTCCTGATGCCCGAAATGGACGGGCTCGAACTGATCCAGGCGGCGCGCAAACTCAGGCCCCGGCTGCGCATCGTCGCAATGTCGGCGGGTGGGAAGCGGGTGAAACTCGACCTGCTGCCGGTGGCCCGATCGCTCGGCGCCGATGCCTGCTTCCAGAAGCCGCTCTGTCAGGAAACGATCGGCCTGGTGACCGGCTCGGCCTGACGGCCTCGCCGGGCGGTCCCGCCCGGCGTCACGCGCTGCAGCTGGCGCCGCCCAGCACGCAGAACTTGGCGCAGTGGCGGTGGTTCAGCCGCACCGGCCCCGACGCCTCGGCCAGCGTGCGGCCGAGTTCGAACGCGGAGTCGTAAGGCAGCAGCGTGCATGCGACGACGGCCGGCGCGTCGGCGCCCTTGCGCTTCACCACCATGCGCGATCCGGCGCACATCACGTCGTTCGGCGACTTGCCGAGGATGCCCCAGCAGGCGGTCGTGATCTCGGGCACCACGGCCGCCGGATCCATCTCCGGAAACAGGACCAGCCGCGACGGATCGCTCGCGTCCACCGGGATCCCGTGCGCGGCGAACAGACGGGCGAAGCCGGCGCGCTCGGCCTCCTCGCTCTCTCCCCAGAGGGTGCGGGCGGCGACGCTCAGGTCGAACCCGTTCCGCGACAGCCAGATCAGCCCGTCGAGCGTCGGCTGCCAGGTCCGCGGCCCGCGCTCCTCCTCGTGCCGCTCCGGGGTATGGTGGTCGAGCGAGACGCGGATCGTCAGCCGCGCGCCGAAGCGCTGGTTGAGGTCGAGCAGTTGCCGCTTCAGCCGCGCCATCGGCCGCATGGCGTTGGTCAGCACCAGCGTGCGGTAGCCGCGCGACAGACACTCTTCCATCATCGCCGGCATCTCGGGATTCATGAACGGCTCGCCGCCGGTGAAGCCGATCTCACGCGTCCCCAAGCCGTCCGCGTCGATCTCGTCCAGGTAGGCCGCCACCTCCGCCCGCGTGATGTAGACGAGGCGGTCGTTGCGCGGGCTCGATTCGATGTAGCAGTGGGCGCAGGTGATGTTGCAGAGCGTACCGGTGTTGAACCAGAGCGTATCGAGCCGGCGCAGCGCGACCTCCGCCCGCTCCTGCCCGTCGGCGGTGCGCAGGGGGTCGCGGAACTTCGCCGCCTCGCGGGTGAGGAGCGACGCGTCGATCGCGGAGGCGGTGGCGTGCAGCATCGAGCGGCCTTCGGCTGGCGGGATCGTCGTACGAGTTTAGCATGCCGATATGGTACGGGACTCGCGCGGCAGGCGATCACCCTGTCGTCAACGGGCGTTCAACGGGAGGCGCTGTGCGCCGATGCTGTCCATCATCGTCCCGGCCCTCGACGAGGCGGCGACCATCGAAGCCGCCCTGGGCAGGCTGGCGGCGTTGCGGCGGAACGGCTGCGACGTGATCGTCGCCGACGGCGGCAGCCGCGACGGCACCCCCGGGATCGCCGCGCCGCACTGCGACCGGGTGGTCACCGCCCCGCGCGGCCGGGCCTCGCAGATGAATGCGGGCGCCGCAGCCGCACGTGGCGACATCCTGCTCTTC contains these protein-coding regions:
- a CDS encoding PAS domain S-box protein; amino-acid sequence: MRWTQGLICATGLLLLALFWIGTTVHFSLRTDAAVSQARRDAGNLAMALEKQTERAIKGLDQTILFIKADYEKSGGDFDLNAWTRKAPLLNPLALQVAIIDSDGMLKDTSLGVPAKPIDLSDREHFRMHTDRDTGLFISKPVLGRVSGQWSVQLSRRLEKADGSFDGVLVVSASPNYIARFLASVDIGRDGAVTLIGRDGYIRAHATGMGELYGRRIADSPLFDELKHSATGMYRARSVIDGVERIYAYRAVDETSLVVSVGISVEELLAPIRGDTVAFHTYGGIGTICFIGLLVLLVRELGSRARREAEIFEKKQRLASANQALAESESRYRTVVDDLKEVIFRTDAAGVWTFLNPAWTEITGYPVKSSLGRRFLDFIHPDDRALNAERFQPLIERRKDYCRHEIRYLTRDGGYRWMEVFARLTLDGAGNVLGTAGTLNDVTDRHLVIDALKTSEARMRSIMDGALDAMVTTDDCGRVIEFNPAAERIFGYPRDAATSRLLADLILPPHRRAGGDNAVALTGPQAVLDRRIEMTLVRADGSEFPCEFAVTRSEVDGEVLFTAHLRDITLRREYERRLREAKEEAERAGSVRTKFLATMSHEIRTPLNAVIGLSGLLLDMDLDEKQRHHVGILRDSADHLLYLINDILDLAKLDADRIEMEHTVFELEPLLESCVGILQPRADARGLGLRMTIGPDVPRTLIGDPGRIRQILFNIAGNGIKFTKAGEVSIHAECAGERDGRALIRLVVRDTGIGIPAEIIPQLFQDFSQAEAGGETLGGTGLGLSISRRLTAKMGGTIDVESTPGRGTVFTIQLPLERGPSQVLERERAEVIEQEIGQHLRILLVEDNPTNQLVATAMLEKFGCRVDVAGNGWEGVQAVRDLSYDAVLMDMRMPEMDGPTAARAIRALPGPMRDVPIIALTANAFAHDRDTCLAAGMNDFLPKPFSATALRAAILAAVAKAKPDPAASPVPGHAEGEDVDLIQLGDLVDGCSEADATRFLAMFLQETEARLARMRGAAAAGELPALAVEAHSLKGAATTFSCPRLGAAAAALEVAADAGVGNEVPGLLDEVAQAFERASGILSHRLRSAA
- a CDS encoding sigma-54 dependent transcriptional regulator, whose protein sequence is MIDSLPLVLIVEDSQSLAEIYSYTLRDEQARVVQAATLSAARAVVAADPPAVVLLDLRLPDGDGADLLKEIKHADPDAAVIVITAHGSINGAVDAIRGGAEDFLVKPFATQRLLTTVRNSLERHRLSRLVRILSPTGAGEGFEGFVGTDASMQAVYRIVEQAAASTATVFITGESGTGKEVCAEAIHRRSGRAAGPFVAINCGAFPRDLIESEIFGHTRGAFTGATANREGAASRAHRGTLFLDEICDMDLTLQTRLLRFLQTGVVQKVGSDRPEQVDVRFVCATNRDPMEEVRAGRFREDLYYRLHVLPIHLPPLRHRGDDAVIIGRHLLRRFAAEEGKRFQGFTAEAEALLASYPWPGNVRQLQNVVRNITVLHDGDRVGIEMLGPVLDLAQGRRTDERMDDSEDEIRPLDDLEREAIERAITLCDGNMTRAAQRLGISVKTIYRKRAAWSGPTAA
- a CDS encoding sigma-70 family RNA polymerase sigma factor — translated: MPEHADHASLVASLTEQLPHLRRYAMVLCRHRDQADDLVQEALLRAIDHLHQFRPGTNLRAWLFTILRNAHLNNCRRNQRYGVTSIDERPAAFEQPSPSAQADVVALKELERCMLEIPDEQREALLLVVVEGMTYEEAAEVMVVPIGTIRSRVSRARRALLHLFAAQEQQVELEPAV
- a CDS encoding radical SAM protein, producing MLHATASAIDASLLTREAAKFRDPLRTADGQERAEVALRRLDTLWFNTGTLCNITCAHCYIESSPRNDRLVYITRAEVAAYLDEIDADGLGTREIGFTGGEPFMNPEMPAMMEECLSRGYRTLVLTNAMRPMARLKRQLLDLNQRFGARLTIRVSLDHHTPERHEEERGPRTWQPTLDGLIWLSRNGFDLSVAARTLWGESEEAERAGFARLFAAHGIPVDASDPSRLVLFPEMDPAAVVPEITTACWGILGKSPNDVMCAGSRMVVKRKGADAPAVVACTLLPYDSAFELGRTLAEASGPVRLNHRHCAKFCVLGGASCSA
- a CDS encoding response regulator, which produces MTKILVVDDDQLTRMIAVHLLGRAGEIVAEACNGREALRMLMHDAEIGTLVTDVLMPEMDGLELIQAARKLRPRLRIVAMSAGGKRVKLDLLPVARSLGADACFQKPLCQETIGLVTGSA